The stretch of DNA TGTGCTGACCATCCTGGTCATCGGATTCGGTTTTGGACCCATCATCCGCGAACTGACAGGTTCCACCAGCCCTTACCCCATGGCGATTGCCGCTCTGACCCTGATGTCGGGAGCCTACATCGGCGAAATTTTCCGCTCAGGGATCCAGAGTGTGGACAAGGGTCAACTTGAGGCGTCCCGTGCCTTGGGGTTCGGCTACGGCGCGTCCATGCGCCTCGTGGTCGTTCCCCAGGGCATCCGCCGGGTGCTTCCGGCCCTGGTGAACCAGTTCATCGCGCTGATCAAGGAATCATCCCTGGTCTTTCTCCTGGGCCTGCTGGCCACGGAGCGCGAAATCTTCCAGATCGGCAAGGATGCGGCGGCGACCAGCGGCAACCTGTCACCGTACGTGGCTGCGGCGATCTTCTATCTGGTACTCACCATCCCGCTGACGCACTTCGTGAACTACATCGACCACCGGCTGCGCACCGGCAAGCCGGAAAAGAAGGAACCGGATGAGCTGGCAGCACCTATCGGCAAGGGGGCACAGGCATGACGGACTTCGCTTCCGGAACACTGACCGGCAAGAACCTGCACCTCTCGTTCGGGCACAACCATGTCCTCCGCGGCATTGACCTGCATGTGGAGAAGGGCAGCACGGCGTCGGTGATCGGCCCTTCCGGCTCAGGCAAGTCCACACTCCTTCGGGTGATGAACCGGCTGATCGAGCCTGACCAGGGGGACATTCTCCTGGACGGCCGTTCAGTCCTGAAGGACAACCCGGATGAGCTCAGGCAGCGCATTGGGATGGTATTCCAGCAGTTCAACCTGTTCCCGCACAAGACGGTGGCGGAGAACGTCTCCCTGGCGCTGCAGAAGCTGCGGAAGCTTTCCAAGGACCAGGCCCGCGCCGAGGCGCTGGAGCAGCTGGACCTGGTGGGACTGAAGCACAAGGCCGATTCGCGCCCGGCGAACCTGTCCGGCGGCCAGCAGCAACGCGTGGCTATCGCCCGTGCGCTGGCCATGAAGCCGGAAGTGATGTTCTTTGACGAGGCCACCTCTGCGCTGGACCCCGAGCTGGTGAAGGGCGTCCTGGCGCTGATGACCGACCTCGCCAAGGGTGGCATGACCATGGTGGTGGTAACCCACGAAATGGGCTTCTCCCGCAACGTCTCGGACACTGTGACGTTTATGGACGCCGGCGTGGTGGTGGAGTCCGGCCCACCCGAGCAGATCTTCAGCGCACCGGAAACGGAGCGCCTCAGGGGCTTCCTCTCGGACGTCCTCTAGCTCGTCTCAAGCACAAAAAGAATCCCCGGTTGCGCACTGCAACCGGGGATTTCTTGTATGTCCTGGACGGCCGACGGCGGGACTAGCCTCCGGGACTAACCTTGTGCGGCTGCTGCCGCCTTGGCTGCCGCCGGAAGGGCGTCGAAGATGCGGTTCATGGCGGCGTCGTCGTGCGCGGCGGACAGGAACCAGGCCTCGAAGACCGACGGCGGCAGGTAGACCCCGGATTCCAGCATGGAGTGGAAGAACGGCGCGTAGCGGAAGGCTTCCTGGGCCTGGGCGTCGGCATAGTTGTGCAC from Pseudarthrobacter siccitolerans encodes:
- a CDS encoding amino acid ABC transporter ATP-binding protein, whose translation is MTDFASGTLTGKNLHLSFGHNHVLRGIDLHVEKGSTASVIGPSGSGKSTLLRVMNRLIEPDQGDILLDGRSVLKDNPDELRQRIGMVFQQFNLFPHKTVAENVSLALQKLRKLSKDQARAEALEQLDLVGLKHKADSRPANLSGGQQQRVAIARALAMKPEVMFFDEATSALDPELVKGVLALMTDLAKGGMTMVVVTHEMGFSRNVSDTVTFMDAGVVVESGPPEQIFSAPETERLRGFLSDVL
- a CDS encoding amino acid ABC transporter permease, which gives rise to MDILKQLADTFLDWEAMGEVIPKMFAVGLPNTLVLAVISGIIGTLLGMALALMGISRNAAARWIARIYTDVLRGLPPVLTILVIGFGFGPIIRELTGSTSPYPMAIAALTLMSGAYIGEIFRSGIQSVDKGQLEASRALGFGYGASMRLVVVPQGIRRVLPALVNQFIALIKESSLVFLLGLLATEREIFQIGKDAAATSGNLSPYVAAAIFYLVLTIPLTHFVNYIDHRLRTGKPEKKEPDELAAPIGKGAQA